In Novosphingobium sp. G106, the sequence TTGTCTCAATGGCTTCCGGGATACCGTGCCCCCGGATCTTGTCGGAACCGAACCGCGCCATCAGGCCAACAATAAGGCTGCCCAGGACTGGGATCGCGACTACCAGAAGTCCGACTGAGGCATCGGTGATGACGACATTGTCTGCTGATAGCCGCCCAAACCAAAATAGATTGGTGGCCACTGCGATGAGTTTTACAAGAATCCACGCCCCGACGGCGCCGCCCGTGCCAACAACCAGCGCCATCATAGCTAGAAGCGGCATCCGCAGATCAACGCTATGGTCCGCGAGCCGATGGCTCTCGATAGAATGGGCAGAAGAAGATGGCATAGGGCTGGCTCGGTCCTGTTGCGGAAGATGTAGGGCCACTATATCGCAATGCGATACAATTCAATCCGGAGGCGATTTATGAAAGGGCGGAACCGGCCACTAACCGACGAGGATTATGTTGCGCTCTCCAACTTCCGCTATGCGATCCGGCGGTTTCAGGCCTTCAGCGAGGAATGTGCCAGTGGCATTGGCCTGACACCGCGACAGCATCAGGCCTTGTTGGCGATCCGCGCCGTCGACCCAGCCAAAGCGACGGTCGGCTACGTCGCCGAGCGCCTGATTCTAAAGCCGCATAGTGCGACCGGGCTCATCGATCGGTTGGAAGGCTTGGGGCTGGTGAGACGGCAGACGGCTGAGAATGATCGGCGCCGCGCTCTTCTTCGTCTCACCGAGCGGGCCTACACGATCCTGGACGAACTCTCTGGCGTTCATCGCGACGAGATTAAAAGGCTCAAACCGCTGCTGGCAACGATTTTCGAGCAACTCGAGGCCTGATGCAGCGATCGCTATCTGGCGCTGTGAATGCACCTGTGAAATCAGCGACTTTGGCCTTGAATATATCGTAATACGACATATGTAAGAGGCGTGCAGGACCCGATTTGTGAGAATGCCCGCCATGATGATGCTTTCGATCATCGCTCAAGCTCGGCTTGGTTTTTGGCAGTCTCATGGCTGCGGCGCTGTTTAGCTGGTTTTGCTGGACTGTTCTAAAATTTGTCCGCCACCCTGAACTCGGGGGTTCCCTTCGGCTTGGCCCTGCTTTTGCTCCTGGAGCGGGAGGAACTCGCGGCCAGTGAATTCCTGCGTATGACGCTCGCCGTTGCTGCGCTGGTCGCGGTCGTTCTGTGGCCACTCGGCCTCGAATGGCGGCACGACCACCCTCGATCTCACTCCTAACGAGCAAGATCTCGCGGTGGCCGGACACCTCTTCGCTTTCCTAATGCTCTGAACCAGCTCTGCTATGCTCTGCTCGGTCGCCGGGGGGCTAGATCGAATGCGGGTCGGGCTTCACGGGTGCTTCACCCGATGCTGCTGCGGCAGGAACCGGGGTTTTCATTTTCGCCGAATCGCAATCACCGGAGCTAGCGCGGGTTATCTTGGGCTCAGCGTTCTTGCCGTCAGAGCTCCACTGAACGGTCTGAGTGCAGAAATTCTTGCCATTCGACGACGTGATCGAGGTATAGCTGTAAGTGTTTCCCGCCGGTAGGTTGCCCGAGACCAGGATCTGTTCGGGATGCTGCGTATCGGCGCTGCGCTGCATCTCTGCGGTCCGCTGCATGAGCTGGGCGCTGCGCTGCTGCATCGCTGCCATGTCACGCTCCATCTGCATGAAGGGGTCGTAGGCGATTGCTTGGCGTGAATCCACCGGGTCGATCGCGACCCTGGGCGCGGTATCACCGACGTAGGTAATATGCGCGACCGAGCCATCAGGCAGGGCGACACTCATAGTGTGAAGCTTTTCGGCAGCAGCAAAGGCAGCTCCGGCGAATAGCAGCGAGGCGCCGCCGGCGATCAGGGCAGTACGGAGCTTAGGCATCAAGAATCCTCCGGTTGATCCTAGGCAAATACTATCCCGCTCGCCTGAACACTAAATGACTGAGGCCCATTCGAAGAAGCGCCACCGGCAATCTTGCTCTCCTGTTTGACGGCGGCGATCTTTCGATCAACCTCGACAAGGTGACGGCTGGCGAGTGCGTCGATCTCGCCGCAATCGCGTTCGCGCTGGGCTGCTAGGTCGAGCAGTGCCCTACTCTCTTCCAGGCTAAAGCCGAGGTCGCTGTCCGGCGTATGAAGGCAAGACGGGCGGCATCGCGCGGACAGTTTTGCACTGACCGGCCGACAGGCTTGAAATGCCCCAATCACGGCATTGCCACGTCACGCTGCATCAACACCAATCCAAACACCCCCAGATCCCGAAATGAGGAGGCTTTATGCCCACTGACCACGATTTGA encodes:
- a CDS encoding MarR family winged helix-turn-helix transcriptional regulator, whose translation is MKGRNRPLTDEDYVALSNFRYAIRRFQAFSEECASGIGLTPRQHQALLAIRAVDPAKATVGYVAERLILKPHSATGLIDRLEGLGLVRRQTAENDRRRALLRLTERAYTILDELSGVHRDEIKRLKPLLATIFEQLEA
- a CDS encoding MerR family DNA-binding protein, translating into MIGAFQACRPVSAKLSARCRPSCLHTPDSDLGFSLEESRALLDLAAQRERDCGEIDALASRHLVEVDRKIAAVKQESKIAGGASSNGPQSFSVQASGIVFA